The segment GAAATACCTGACAAAATAATCTCTTTATCTGAGTCGTTTTATCAGATCAGTTAAACACTGGAGAGATTGATCAATAATAACTCATAAAACAATTGTTTGTAACTTTCACAGCATTAAATCATACCTTTATGTTTAGTTTATATCACTGGCCGCTGCTGATCCTTGTCAACTGAGGTACCGATGGAATGGGTAGTTGGTTATTTGAGACTTTATTACTATCGCCTGCCACAGGTATTGTTTCttgaggccgtcaacgtcaagttaacACCAACCAAGCTAAAATTCTTCAAACACCTTCAAGTTCTTCAGATGCTCAAGATAATTCAAATACCAAACACGCTCTCGCTgcatctggatttttttttttttttcgtgtgcgTCCCGTAGACCAGCTGAAAGGAAGGCTTTTGCAGAAGCCCTTTGTTGCTGCTTTAGTAAGGTTAAGGTATAGTTAGGATCCCGTGATGCTGCTACagaagggaggaggcgttgctagAGGGTAACACATTATCGGGGTCCCGTGGAGCTTTTGCAAGGTGATAATACTGTACCTTGGAGTGTCCTGCTGGAGGGAGAAGCCGAAGTTAATGGCGCAGCTGCTGAAGGAGGCGACGCAGGAGTGCCGTCAAGTTTGGGTCGATGAGCGTAGTTGTTTTTTGGTAAAAATATTCTAGTACGAAGCTTAAGGGCTGGTCACCGACACTTATATTGGATTTATGACCACTGACCTGATGGGAGGTCAGGGATGGGGAAATACGTAGCACACAGTGACAATAGTCCAATCGATGGCTTCACTGTGCAGGGCCTCTGGGAGGAAATTTTATCAAGGGGTACAAAGTTTCTctcgggtccccttcccttctccattagtcatacAGTTTTTATACAATACGGTTCAGTAGTATCTACTTCACATGTGCTTTAAGAATATGCTTTACTATGTAGGTCCACACAAAATATAAAGTTAGTCTTTAATATATGCAAACATTTTGAGATCCTAGGAAATTCCCGGGTCCCCTTTTACAGACCCCCGACCCCGGGAACGATGTACCCCCTGCACCCCCACTCATGGCTGCGGCTTCACATGATTTCTCAAGCTGTCGACTGATCGTACGCCAGGCAGCTTCAGGACTGTGATAACATGAAATGACACAAATTCAGGATAGGCTTTAAAAATCTTATACACTTTTTTTTCGGTGTAAACGTTGCGTTTTAATTAAGATACATAACTCCTGTAAAAGTATGTAACTATGGCTTACAGGTTACAGTTAAGGCGAGGAAACAGCTAAGATGGTCGATAGGGTTCGTTATCAGCAGAGATAAGATTTGAAGCGACTATATTCTCGTGAACACCGGCACAGACTGTGGTACCAAGAGCTTCTACTCTGTTCAGGCCTTACGTCCAGTTTCTTGTTCTGTACCATCATTCACACCATTACAGTCGGCAATTAGTTCTGCGTTAACAAGCGTCGGctctaggtaaaaaaaaaaaaaaaaagccccaacTTCTTAAACATACGTTTCGCGCCCATAGCTACCAGATCCACGCCATCATCACGCACCAATTCCACGTCCTCAAGCATAATTTCGACGCTCAAGCACCAATTCCGAACATTAGACAGCCAATTTTCATATCTACAGTTGAATagccggcccccttctctgcccaCAGCCTCAAGATGACCATGATGGAGTACATCGTCAGTCCTAGGGGAATCTTGAAAATCATACAGTTGGTGAGTATCTCATcctttattatcactattatatcTATCAAAGGCactgatcattttcacttgtgcTCACATTAAGGTCAGGAATAAAGTGGGAAATAGTCACTGGTTCCTGTAGTAATACTAGAGCAGCAGAATGGTGGTAGGCCTTGAGGAAAGACGAGAAGGATTGGACACGATCTAGCCATGAAAGGAAAGACGCAGACGTTAACTTGGACTAGCCTTCGAGTTGCTAGTTCAGGGAATATTTgtgggatgtgaagcgtctgttggGCGCTGGCTGAGACAGCCACCGGAGGAGGCAAGCTACAAAATTTGTCCTTCGTGGATCACCTAATCTCCAAGTGCACCGTGCTAATCACGTGTTCACTGTCGACGTTCATTTTATGAAAGCACGTGGTCTTTCACGTTCCACGGGCGTGGCTGACATAATACATGAATGATTAGTGTGTGGTTGTCATACATGAATGGTTGTTATGTGGTTGTCATACATATGTGGTTGTGTTAGGCATAcatatacgtaaggctggtgtgTAGTTGAGGCATACATGAATGGTTGACACACATAACTAAAACTGGACTATCTTTGCTCCCTGTATAATGAAATTCAGGAAAATAACTGAAGTTGCCGATGGACTACAGAAGGTAACGAGACGAGTACAGACTCGAGAGTAGTCATCTCAGCCACTGCAGCGAGAGACGAGTAGTATTCAGATAAACAAAAAGAATTAAACATGTTATTCTAGTAATGTATCAACACTTTTTACTTTACCATCTTAATATTTTCCATCCTTATAtttggttgtgttgtgtctgtagCTGACCCTGTAATTCCTATTTGCCTCCGTCAGGTGTTCGTGGTGATCGTCCTGGGTATGTGGTTCAGCCTGAGCCACGCGATGCAGGACTTCGTGAGCGGCACCGTCATCATGGCCCTCTTCAGCAGCCTGACGCTCATGGCTCAAAACCTACTCCTGGGGCCTAGCCGGGTCACCGTACGTAAAACCAGTGATTTTTAACTCAAAAAGCAATGTAATTCAACCGTAAATTATCGTCATATCTGCCCTACTTAGTCTTCCTTGTGACTGACACGATCTCCCTAGCGCGTAATACCCAAGGAAAACCATTGAATTACTGGGGTCGCCGCGGTATATTGTGAAAATAATTCGAATGCTCCCCCCTCAGGAGGTGTTGATGAGTGGCGTGCAGGCCTTCTTTTTCTTCGTGTCCGGCATCTTGGTCTTGGTGATGTACAACGCGCCTGTGAGCGCCGCATGCGGCTCCTTCTGCTTCTTTACCTGCATAGCCTACGGCGTGGACGTCTACTTCGCCTTCCAGATTGAAACAGAGTGAGGGACAAGCCGGCAATCCTACGAAGTTTGTGCCCCTTGATAAAGGCTACGAAATAAAAACAAGACATGACAGGGATACTAGTGAAGGTTTGTGCATAACAGTAAAGTGGAAATTCTTCAAATAAatcagtgtgtggaagtcgaatgCGAGTTGTAGCGATTAACGTTAACTTTACTATGCAAGATCTGCCTCATGGTAACTCTTGCCGAAGAACTCAACGAAAAAAATTTCATGAACAGCTCAGGGTTGTAAGTCCCTCTTATGGCTGGCGAGCTAGGCTAAGATTAACGAGTTAGGTTATAGTAGCGAGCTAGGTTAATGATTTTGATACACCCATCGACTGGGTTTCTCATAAGGAATTTTCAGTACTGGGTCAGATTTTCACAGGCCTTGGGTTCATTAATTCCTATCATGATGATAGGAAACTTACAGGGAATACTGCtattcacttttat is part of the Panulirus ornatus isolate Po-2019 chromosome 64, ASM3632096v1, whole genome shotgun sequence genome and harbors:
- the LOC139746116 gene encoding uncharacterized protein, whose protein sequence is MTMMEYIVSPRGILKIIQLVFVVIVLGMWFSLSHAMQDFVSGTVIMALFSSLTLMAQNLLLGPSRVTEVLMSGVQAFFFFVSGILVLVMYNAPVSAACGSFCFFTCIAYGVDVYFAFQIETE